The Candidatus Paceibacterota bacterium genome window below encodes:
- a CDS encoding helix-hairpin-helix domain-containing protein yields the protein MFYGKKSVRKIILCLISVLLFFLFGFTVSASNEEESLKQEYKIQLLEKEVDAIVKTLIQKITNESIDTLVLLDNPEREAILALLRRGIQLNSFNYLITQAPKEIVGDFVKAGTKMAPIFLDFGFSSFWEMGVNEAKKYAIEWLLKNELRTGGGNFPFSYKTYTGKVENVSFPFILLYNPKNNKIEINIYSSREIETPEVTRKYLWTGGVKKLSPFIVNISGAIEKNQYGVYIWKEGPKIEIDFPSYVPEFQFQKPSFAERQINLLKDQLYALYLAGEKIDHLLVEVSGIVSNVGNAATENAKSIGGKIIGGIVNFFSNLNSIISVLNPFQASMFSWSEEDSYGPSPHLLIRQKAEEILSLIKEAGFSIEEEYFFEEDETDLDALWARVREMDEMIKELQDRIVGSIKEAEEDLVFLEDLEDLETVAEICSVDINTASKEDLQKLTGIGPTYADRIIEKRPFSSVNDLIRVSGIGEVTLEKILEQGCAFVDDFYYTNSGSGNSSDSTNNEAASPIIILNYEDNNPVNKDISIEVVASNLQSSSYDIKISIENEGTVLSDIYDIKEEKWKSSVYYLNSAFSGASFTGDFSLKIKEDKKDFRGEAEIIVKLRNSIKGTIVAEKRGKINIIDEENDEEDNEQNYVSSYWPVFQQNSQRTGQVNILGPANFNNPSFDIFLEGSDSNDYFYAPAIDSENNLYFKAKLSGREGIFSFNSLGEERWYYEGGMPHIIGPIVTPSEDIFFYIKGKEFPLMLYNKEGNLLWEKPLNGSYLLGYLAAYKNTIYSLASSGGPTGKLISIDIETGEINWIYETGEILSTSNTLTIGEDGTAYFGNGNIFYAININGEEKWIKTFEGIDGSSPVIRMPSISDETIYLTVSQIEKRGSSIVPCLFALNSENATEEWRVCDSYFKFNHISVSTQNNIYIPAGKDQRGRIFKFNSSGVEEWQFSDSERTVEILIIDSEENIYGIFGGSLLRAFNKNGEMRWQYSLYPAYRIKSLSFDGNGNIYIGGHEKMYIVRNKETIEEPKDNVSPEIIFELESVQNSLSFILSWLGEDLAQEEVEPSGISGYQLRYSQDEENWTYLPSEEDYIEETEFEFTGEEDNTYYFEIRAKDNEGNISEWVSASTTISLLKNLLIVEVQVAGEKASHDFIKIYNPNNFDIDIDGYKLRKRNAAGNEDSIRLFPSESIIFSKEYYLWGSSQDEDYPLLINADTWTTQTISNNNSVALLNKDDEVLSALAWGSSNNPFVEGTSFSENPEKNEILKRIWNEETNEYSNIGDNSLDFEIQ from the coding sequence ATGTTTTACGGGAAAAAATCTGTAAGAAAGATTATTCTCTGTTTGATTTCAGTTTTACTGTTTTTTCTTTTTGGTTTTACGGTAAGCGCTTCTAATGAAGAAGAATCTTTAAAGCAAGAATATAAGATTCAGCTTCTTGAAAAGGAAGTAGATGCGATAGTTAAAACTCTTATTCAGAAAATAACCAATGAATCAATAGATACTTTGGTTCTTCTTGATAATCCTGAAAGAGAAGCTATTTTAGCCCTTCTTAGAAGAGGGATACAATTAAACTCGTTTAATTATTTAATAACTCAAGCGCCAAAGGAAATAGTAGGGGATTTTGTTAAGGCTGGGACTAAAATGGCTCCCATTTTCCTTGATTTTGGCTTTTCTTCTTTTTGGGAAATGGGAGTTAATGAAGCAAAAAAATATGCTATAGAGTGGCTACTAAAGAACGAATTAAGAACGGGAGGAGGGAATTTCCCTTTTTCTTACAAAACTTATACTGGAAAAGTTGAAAATGTCAGTTTTCCCTTTATTTTGCTTTATAACCCGAAAAATAATAAAATTGAAATAAATATTTATTCTTCAAGGGAAATTGAAACACCTGAAGTAACGAGAAAATATCTATGGACAGGGGGCGTAAAAAAACTATCTCCCTTTATTGTAAATATAAGCGGGGCTATAGAGAAAAATCAATATGGAGTGTATATATGGAAAGAAGGACCTAAAATTGAAATTGATTTTCCTTCTTATGTCCCCGAATTTCAATTTCAAAAACCCTCATTTGCAGAAAGGCAAATTAATTTATTAAAAGACCAATTATACGCCCTATATCTCGCAGGAGAGAAAATAGATCATCTTCTTGTCGAAGTGTCCGGTATTGTAAGTAATGTCGGAAACGCTGCGACGGAAAACGCAAAAAGCATCGGAGGAAAAATAATTGGAGGAATTGTAAATTTTTTCAGTAATCTTAATTCCATTATTTCTGTTCTTAATCCCTTCCAGGCGTCAATGTTTTCTTGGAGCGAAGAAGATTCTTATGGTCCTTCTCCTCATCTTTTAATAAGGCAGAAGGCGGAAGAAATTTTAAGCTTAATTAAAGAAGCGGGTTTTTCTATTGAAGAAGAATATTTCTTTGAAGAAGATGAAACGGATTTGGACGCTTTATGGGCAAGGGTAAGAGAAATGGATGAGATGATAAAAGAACTTCAAGATAGAATAGTTGGTTCAATTAAAGAAGCGGAGGAGGATTTGGTTTTTCTTGAAGATTTGGAGGATTTGGAAACAGTTGCAGAAATATGTAGTGTAGATATTAATACTGCTTCAAAAGAAGATCTTCAAAAATTAACGGGAATAGGTCCAACTTATGCAGACAGGATAATTGAAAAAAGGCCTTTTTCCTCTGTAAATGACTTAATAAGAGTAAGCGGGATAGGAGAGGTTACTTTGGAAAAAATATTAGAACAGGGCTGTGCCTTTGTTGATGATTTTTATTATACAAACAGCGGTTCGGGAAATAGTTCTGATTCTACAAATAATGAGGCTGCTTCTCCTATTATTATTCTTAATTATGAAGATAATAATCCTGTTAATAAAGATATTTCCATTGAGGTTGTTGCTTCGAATTTACAAAGCAGCAGTTATGATATTAAAATATCAATTGAAAATGAAGGAACAGTTCTTTCTGATATTTACGACATTAAAGAAGAAAAATGGAAATCTTCCGTATATTATTTAAATAGTGCCTTTTCCGGAGCAAGCTTTACTGGTGATTTTTCTTTGAAAATAAAGGAAGATAAAAAAGATTTTAGAGGAGAAGCAGAAATTATTGTGAAATTAAGAAATAGCATAAAAGGTACTATTGTCGCAGAGAAAAGGGGAAAAATCAATATTATTGACGAAGAAAATGACGAAGAAGATAATGAACAAAACTATGTTTCTTCTTATTGGCCGGTTTTCCAGCAAAATTCTCAAAGAACGGGTCAGGTAAATATCTTAGGCCCTGCAAATTTTAACAATCCTTCTTTTGATATTTTTCTTGAAGGGTCTGATTCTAATGATTATTTCTATGCACCCGCAATTGATTCTGAAAACAATCTTTATTTCAAGGCAAAATTAAGCGGCAGAGAAGGGATTTTTTCCTTTAATTCTTTAGGAGAAGAAAGATGGTATTATGAAGGCGGAATGCCACATATTATTGGGCCGATTGTAACCCCAAGCGAGGATATTTTTTTCTATATCAAAGGAAAAGAATTTCCTTTGATGCTTTATAATAAGGAAGGAAATCTATTATGGGAAAAACCACTTAATGGATCATATCTTTTAGGATACCTTGCGGCTTATAAAAACACTATTTATTCTCTTGCTTCTTCGGGCGGGCCTACTGGAAAATTAATATCTATTGATATTGAAACGGGAGAAATAAATTGGATTTATGAAACGGGCGAAATTTTATCAACTTCAAACACTCTTACTATAGGAGAAGACGGGACCGCCTATTTTGGAAATGGTAATATTTTTTATGCTATTAATATAAATGGGGAAGAAAAATGGATTAAAACCTTTGAAGGAATAGATGGATCGTCTCCTGTAATAAGAATGCCTTCTATCAGCGATGAAACAATATATTTAACGGTTTCTCAGATAGAAAAAAGAGGGTCTTCTATTGTTCCTTGTCTTTTTGCTCTGAATTCTGAAAATGCGACAGAAGAATGGCGGGTTTGCGACAGTTATTTTAAATTTAATCATATTTCTGTTTCGACGCAGAATAATATCTATATTCCAGCAGGAAAAGACCAGAGAGGCCGTATTTTTAAATTTAATAGCTCAGGCGTGGAAGAGTGGCAATTTTCTGATTCCGAAAGAACAGTAGAGATTTTAATAATTGATAGCGAAGAGAATATTTACGGAATCTTCGGAGGTTCTCTTCTGAGGGCTTTTAATAAAAACGGAGAAATGAGATGGCAATATTCTTTATACCCGGCATATAGAATTAAATCCTTATCTTTTGATGGAAATGGAAACATATATATCGGGGGACATGAAAAAATGTATATTGTAAGAAATAAAGAAACGATAGAAGAGCCAAAAGACAATGTTTCCCCCGAGATTATTTTTGAGCTCGAATCAGTTCAAAATTCTCTTTCTTTTATTCTTTCTTGGCTTGGGGAGGACTTGGCTCAAGAAGAAGTAGAACCAAGCGGGATAAGCGGTTATCAACTTAGGTATTCTCAAGATGAAGAGAATTGGACGTATTTGCCCTCGGAAGAGGATTATATAGAAGAAACTGAATTTGAATTTACCGGAGAAGAAGATAACACTTATTATTTTGAAATAAGGGCTAAGGATAATGAAGGGAATATAAGCGAGTGGGTAAGCGCTTCTACCACAATATCTTTATTAAAAAATCTATTAATAGTGGAAGTCCAGGTGGCCGGAGAAAAAGCTTCTCATGATTTTATTAAAATTTACAATCCAAATAATTTTGATATAGATATTGATGGATATAAGTTAAGAAAACGCAATGCTGCCGGAAATGAGGATTCCATTCGTCTTTTTCCTTCTGAGAGCATAATTTTTTCAAAAGAATATTATCTATGGGGAAGCTCTCAAGATGAAGATTATCCATTATTGATTAATGCCGACACATGGACAACACAAACTATTTCCAATAATAATAGTGTGGCATTATTAAATAAAGACGATGAAGTTCTTAGCGCTTTAGCTTGGGGCAGTTCCAATAATCCTTTTGTAGAGGGAACGTCTTTTTCTGAAAATCCGGAGAAAAACGAAATTTTAAAAAGAATTTGGAATGAAGAAACGAACGAGTATTCAAACATTGGCGACAACTCTTTGGATTTTGAAATTCAATAG
- a CDS encoding nucleotidyl transferase AbiEii/AbiGii toxin family protein, whose product MHEESLTKNTKSVLEAIGLLSISKDFYLAGGTALAIHLGHRFSVDLDWFSEKFDYGPSFRSELGKIGKLEIDSESKDTFNGVLNGVKVSFFRYPYPLISSKIKYKDNIFIAGIPDIAAMKMEAIGSRGSYKDFIDIYFILKQYSLEEVFRFVEKKFANIDYNKTHLLKSLIYFDDVKNSVFPEMLKEVSWKEITDEIKRKARICLNNL is encoded by the coding sequence ATGCACGAGGAATCCCTTACTAAAAACACCAAAAGCGTTCTTGAGGCAATAGGGTTACTGTCTATTTCAAAAGATTTTTACCTGGCAGGAGGAACGGCTTTGGCTATTCATTTGGGCCATCGTTTTTCTGTTGATCTGGATTGGTTTTCTGAAAAGTTTGATTATGGTCCTTCTTTTCGCAGTGAATTGGGAAAAATTGGAAAATTAGAGATAGATAGCGAGAGTAAAGATACTTTTAACGGCGTTCTTAACGGAGTTAAGGTTAGCTTTTTTAGATATCCTTACCCTTTAATATCTTCAAAAATAAAGTATAAAGATAATATTTTTATTGCTGGTATTCCTGATATAGCGGCAATGAAAATGGAAGCGATAGGAAGCAGAGGTTCCTATAAAGATTTTATCGATATTTATTTTATTCTTAAACAATACTCGCTTGAGGAAGTTTTTAGATTTGTAGAAAAAAAGTTTGCAAATATTGATTATAATAAAACACATCTTTTAAAATCTCTTATTTATTTTGATGATGTCAAAAATAGTGTTTTTCCTGAAATGTTAAAAGAAGTGAGTTGGAAGGAAATTACTGATGAAATTAAAAGAAAAGCAAGAATTTGTTTGAATAATTTATAG
- a CDS encoding glycosyltransferase family 39 protein: MSKKTTIIFIIVVILFSFILRVWQLNKPSLWIDEGFTINASLTIIEKGVPVLDSGLPYKNGVFYNYLVAGLMKIKDFDPFSPWQARLPSVFFGVLSVLVVYFLSKHLFNKNVGLVSSVIMAFSYWEIAWSRQARGYVALQFFLLLSFYFLWKWLEKKDFKFLVFFFLSLFFSFLSHHLAVVFIPGFILIALLFPKKRISFRQWIIFFSIFAISLFLFRYMASIPKIDFYNYFPHYNRFIKNELWIFFLGTLGGLFLGIFDKKKYTAVSLFLIAISSYFFIAGFINVIHYRYLFPIFPFVIILSCYFIVRFFQIIQNILRIKNPLFSFIPSIVLIVFLSFPHLNFIPKENYLLEYGSPQPNFKEAYLFIKENRKTEDMIISPYTHLSKIYLNDEGFWLPTSLSGRKEEVEGRTINGRDYYTNAPIVSNDKELLEIINSKSGYIIIDQMAKNRINKTVSLINSHEKVEIIYKSEAPKMGNIWVYKF; the protein is encoded by the coding sequence ATGTCCAAAAAAACAACCATAATTTTTATCATTGTTGTCATTCTGTTTTCCTTTATTTTAAGAGTTTGGCAATTAAACAAACCTTCTCTTTGGATAGACGAAGGATTTACAATAAACGCTTCTTTAACAATTATTGAAAAAGGAGTGCCAGTTCTTGATTCAGGACTGCCTTATAAAAATGGAGTATTTTACAACTATCTTGTCGCCGGACTTATGAAAATAAAAGATTTTGATCCTTTTTCCCCTTGGCAAGCCCGCCTGCCTTCCGTTTTTTTTGGAGTCCTTTCTGTTCTAGTTGTCTATTTTTTATCAAAACATCTTTTCAATAAAAATGTCGGGCTTGTTTCCTCTGTAATCATGGCTTTCAGCTATTGGGAAATTGCATGGTCAAGACAAGCCAGAGGATACGTCGCTTTGCAGTTTTTTCTGCTTCTCTCTTTCTATTTTCTTTGGAAATGGCTTGAAAAGAAAGATTTCAAATTTCTTGTCTTTTTTTTCCTCTCCTTGTTTTTTTCCTTTTTAAGCCATCATTTAGCGGTTGTTTTCATCCCCGGATTTATTTTAATCGCTTTATTATTTCCAAAAAAAAGAATTTCTTTTAGGCAATGGATTATTTTCTTTTCCATTTTTGCTATTTCCCTATTTCTGTTCCGGTATATGGCAAGTATTCCAAAAATAGATTTTTATAATTACTTTCCCCATTATAATCGCTTTATAAAAAATGAATTATGGATCTTTTTCTTAGGCACGCTAGGCGGTCTCTTCTTGGGAATTTTTGATAAAAAAAAATACACCGCCGTTTCTCTTTTTTTAATTGCTATTTCCTCTTATTTTTTTATTGCCGGATTTATAAATGTAATCCATTACAGATATCTTTTTCCTATTTTTCCCTTTGTTATTATTCTTTCCTGCTATTTTATTGTAAGGTTTTTTCAAATAATTCAAAATATTTTAAGAATAAAAAATCCTCTTTTTAGCTTTATTCCTTCAATAGTCCTGATTGTTTTCCTTTCATTCCCTCATCTCAATTTTATTCCAAAAGAAAACTATCTTCTGGAATACGGCTCTCCTCAGCCAAACTTCAAAGAGGCATATCTTTTTATAAAAGAAAACAGAAAAACAGAAGATATGATAATTTCTCCCTATACCCATCTTAGTAAGATATATCTTAACGATGAAGGATTCTGGCTTCCAACAAGCTTGTCTGGCAGGAAAGAAGAAGTAGAGGGAAGAACAATAAATGGAAGGGATTATTATACAAACGCTCCCATTGTTTCAAACGATAAAGAGCTTTTAGAAATTATCAATTCAAAAAGCGGCTATATTATCATTGACCAAATGGCAAAAAACAGAATCAATAAAACAGTAAGCTTGATAAACAGCCATGAAAAAGTTGAGATAATTTACAAATCCGAAGCCCCGAAAATGGGCAATATTTGGGTTTACAAATTTTAA
- a CDS encoding glycosyltransferase family 2 protein, protein MDKDKKDLSIVIPVYNEEKNVKDLYEETKGVLSRLGFSYEIIFINDGSTDNTLEVLSKLKPVKIISFRKNFGQSCALDAGIKMSKGNIIITMDGDNQNDPNDIPSLIKEIEKGYDVVSGWRCKRKDCFSKIMASFFANFFRKILIKDGIHDSGCTLKAYKKECFNDLDLYGEIHRFIPGILRWQGFKIGEIKVNHRFRKNGKTKYTFTRIIKGFLDLISLWFWRKYSGRPLHFFGGIGALISFSGLFIIFLLFFLRIFGFIYLSGSILPMAGFFMILIGIHFFTSGLLMDVALKNYYKARKGSPYHIKELIEND, encoded by the coding sequence ATGGACAAGGACAAAAAAGACCTTTCAATTGTTATTCCTGTTTATAACGAGGAAAAAAACGTAAAAGACCTTTATGAAGAAACAAAGGGTGTTTTAAGCCGTCTTGGTTTTTCTTATGAAATTATTTTTATAAACGACGGTTCTACGGACAATACTCTTGAGGTTCTTTCAAAATTAAAGCCGGTTAAGATTATAAGCTTCAGGAAGAATTTCGGCCAAAGCTGCGCCCTGGATGCTGGAATTAAAATGAGCAAAGGAAATATTATAATAACAATGGACGGCGATAATCAGAATGACCCCAATGATATTCCTTCTTTAATAAAAGAAATCGAAAAAGGATATGATGTTGTTTCTGGCTGGCGATGCAAAAGGAAAGATTGCTTTTCCAAAATTATGGCTTCGTTTTTTGCAAATTTTTTCAGGAAGATTCTTATAAAAGACGGTATTCATGATTCCGGATGCACTCTCAAAGCATACAAAAAAGAATGCTTTAATGATCTTGATCTTTATGGAGAGATTCATCGTTTTATTCCGGGTATTCTTCGCTGGCAGGGATTTAAAATAGGAGAGATAAAAGTCAATCATCGATTTCGAAAAAACGGAAAAACAAAATACACTTTTACAAGAATAATAAAGGGCTTTTTGGATTTGATTTCTTTATGGTTTTGGCGCAAGTATTCAGGAAGGCCTCTTCATTTTTTCGGCGGAATTGGAGCTTTAATTTCTTTTTCCGGACTTTTTATTATTTTTCTTTTGTTTTTTTTGAGAATTTTTGGATTTATTTATCTTAGCGGTTCAATTTTGCCAATGGCAGGATTTTTTATGATACTTATAGGCATCCATTTTTTTACCTCCGGACTTCTTATGGATGTTGCTTTAAAAAATTATTACAAAGCGCGCAAAGGCAGCCCTTATCATATAAAGGAGCTGATAGAGAACGATTAA
- a CDS encoding bifunctional phosphoglucose/phosphomannose isomerase, translated as MNFEQSILTLKEQLKCHLEIKNNKGIKAENFVLVGMGGSALAGGIIKSNNPKIPLAIHKSYELPYIKEPQKTLVIFSSYSGNTEETLDALIEARKRGLKMAVISKNGKLLQIAKKENLPYIEIPNLNLQPRMALGFSTVSLIQILNLKKELKKLKETAEKIDFSLLKKEGKSLSEKLKNLVPIIYASDKNIEIGYNMKIKFNENAKAPAFCSQIPESNHNEISSLNKKTIKFAKNLVPLFLKDESDHLRIKKRMEITKKIYKEEGFETIEIEIKGDFFEKYFLAGVLTDYATFFLAQHYGFDPCSVPTIEKLKKEMEK; from the coding sequence ATGAATTTTGAACAATCAATTTTAACGTTAAAAGAACAGCTTAAATGCCATCTTGAGATAAAAAACAATAAAGGCATCAAAGCTGAAAACTTTGTTTTAGTCGGAATGGGCGGATCTGCCCTTGCCGGCGGAATTATAAAAAGCAACAATCCCAAAATTCCTCTTGCAATCCATAAAAGTTACGAATTGCCGTATATAAAAGAACCTCAAAAAACCCTTGTTATTTTCAGTTCTTATTCAGGAAACACCGAGGAAACTCTTGACGCTCTTATTGAGGCCAGAAAAAGAGGATTAAAAATGGCCGTCATTTCAAAAAACGGAAAACTTCTTCAAATTGCTAAAAAAGAAAATCTTCCCTATATTGAAATTCCTAATCTTAACTTGCAGCCAAGAATGGCTCTCGGCTTTAGCACAGTATCTCTTATTCAAATTTTAAACTTAAAAAAAGAATTAAAAAAACTAAAAGAAACTGCAGAAAAGATTGACTTTTCTCTCCTAAAAAAAGAAGGAAAATCTCTCTCAGAAAAGCTAAAAAACCTTGTTCCGATAATATACGCTTCCGATAAAAATATAGAAATTGGGTATAACATGAAGATAAAATTCAATGAAAATGCCAAAGCGCCTGCTTTCTGCAGTCAAATCCCGGAATCAAATCATAATGAAATATCTTCTTTAAATAAAAAAACAATAAAATTTGCAAAAAACCTTGTTCCTCTTTTTTTAAAAGACGAAAGCGACCATTTGAGAATAAAAAAAAGAATGGAAATTACAAAAAAGATTTATAAAGAAGAGGGATTTGAAACAATTGAAATTGAAATTAAAGGAGATTTTTTTGAAAAGTACTTTCTTGCCGGGGTTTTAACCGACTATGCGACTTTCTTTCTCGCGCAACACTACGGATTTGACCCTTGTTCTGTCCCAACGATAGAGAAATTAAAAAAAGAAATGGAAAAATAA